The following proteins are encoded in a genomic region of Paenibacillus sp. FSL R7-0273:
- a CDS encoding GNAT family N-acetyltransferase has protein sequence MIELDSGKYTLVRPLLDLAEINTLFARTVLEQKITGKVYTDDADNPRAYYIAHPYGMSLVLGDTGNDAFIRAVSEYITNQNGSRRTAEWLQADPAGEWTGVVDSIMASHNSAAGLDAGLQEEAGSRVIQRNTRVNFSLDRTAFSAAKKASGRQPAHPVPMTGEHFTALDQGVVPRFFWRDAAHFTAEGAGFVLLENGEIAAAAFSSCLSGGQLEIGIETMPAHRGKGCAFAASLALIEYCLDRGLESVWACRLENTGSYRLAQKLGFRPVRTLPYYRLAYET, from the coding sequence ATGATTGAGCTGGATTCCGGTAAGTATACTCTTGTCCGGCCGCTGCTGGACTTGGCAGAAATCAACACATTGTTTGCAAGGACAGTTCTGGAGCAAAAGATCACCGGCAAGGTCTATACGGATGACGCCGACAATCCGCGCGCTTATTATATAGCTCATCCCTACGGGATGTCGCTTGTGCTCGGAGATACCGGTAATGATGCTTTTATCCGCGCGGTTAGTGAATACATAACGAATCAGAATGGCAGCAGGCGCACGGCAGAATGGCTGCAGGCGGATCCGGCAGGAGAATGGACAGGTGTCGTCGATAGCATAATGGCCTCCCATAATAGTGCGGCAGGGCTTGATGCCGGTTTACAGGAGGAGGCTGGCTCAAGAGTGATTCAACGTAATACCAGAGTCAATTTTAGCCTGGACCGGACTGCATTTTCAGCTGCAAAAAAAGCTTCCGGCAGACAGCCGGCTCACCCCGTACCTATGACCGGAGAGCATTTTACGGCGCTGGACCAGGGAGTGGTTCCGCGGTTTTTTTGGCGGGATGCGGCACATTTTACGGCTGAAGGCGCAGGCTTCGTACTGCTGGAGAACGGTGAAATAGCCGCTGCCGCATTTTCTTCCTGCCTTTCTGGCGGCCAACTGGAGATTGGAATAGAGACTATGCCGGCTCACCGGGGAAAAGGCTGCGCTTTTGCAGCCAGTCTGGCGCTGATTGAGTACTGCCTGGACCGCGGACTGGAATCGGTCTGGGCCTGCCGGCTGGAGAATACCGGTTCCTACCGTCTTGCGCAAAAGCTGGGCTTCCGCCCGGTGCGGACACTTCCCTATTATCGCCTTGCATACGAAACTTAG
- a CDS encoding IS3 family transposase: MFIKQGNKAALVLRLVGLAESTYYDRKKRKSQDAQAVPQGRGRPVPGYSLTESGEKISDGQIQEMLLELVAGEEHVYGYKLLAKCLWNQHSLKLNHKKSYRLCQALEILQPQRHKRFKHPRKLPENRVITGAGQLWQMDIKYGYVAGRDRHFFVLSIIDVFTRVIVGYHRGSSCEAKHACQTLGRAMEQHCAQDSARPVIRTDNGPQFVSHLFGDMCESWEMTHERIPPRTPDLNAFIESFHSNIDRDLFRKEAFETFDEAYEAVDRYMDFYNNRRMHTSLRNMPPVEFSEWVMGLEDRSAFFWPRKKAK; the protein is encoded by the coding sequence ATGTTCATTAAGCAGGGGAATAAAGCAGCGTTGGTACTACGTCTCGTGGGGCTAGCAGAGTCTACGTATTACGACCGTAAGAAACGCAAGTCACAGGATGCCCAGGCCGTACCTCAGGGGCGCGGAAGACCCGTACCCGGCTATTCCCTGACCGAGTCTGGAGAGAAGATTAGCGACGGGCAGATCCAGGAAATGCTTCTGGAACTGGTCGCTGGAGAAGAGCACGTGTACGGGTACAAGCTCCTGGCCAAGTGCTTATGGAACCAGCACAGCCTTAAGCTCAATCACAAGAAAAGCTACCGGCTGTGTCAGGCGCTGGAGATCCTGCAGCCCCAGCGTCACAAGCGCTTTAAGCATCCCCGGAAGCTGCCGGAGAACCGGGTTATTACCGGAGCGGGTCAGCTCTGGCAGATGGACATTAAGTACGGGTACGTGGCGGGCCGGGACCGGCATTTCTTCGTCCTGAGCATTATCGATGTGTTTACCCGTGTCATCGTCGGCTACCACCGCGGATCGTCGTGTGAGGCCAAGCACGCCTGCCAGACGCTGGGACGCGCCATGGAGCAGCACTGCGCCCAGGACAGTGCACGCCCGGTGATCCGCACCGACAACGGCCCACAGTTCGTCAGCCACCTGTTTGGTGACATGTGTGAAAGCTGGGAAATGACTCATGAACGCATTCCGCCTCGAACACCGGATTTAAATGCTTTTATTGAATCGTTCCACAGTAATATTGATCGGGATTTGTTCCGTAAAGAGGCATTCGAAACGTTCGACGAGGCCTATGAAGCCGTGGACCGGTACATGGATTTCTACAACAACCGGAGAATGCACACCAGCCTTCGCAACATGCCACCGGTTGAATTTTCAGAGTGGGTCATGGGCCTAGAAGACCGGTCCGCCTTCTTCTGGCCGAGGAAAAAAGCGAAATAA
- a CDS encoding alpha/beta hydrolase — translation MSSVKERSYPHQGCEEIVMTAGPHKLEYRLLLAHPAGEAPPGGYPVIYALDGHAVFHTLAEAARLQTRKPHGFDPVLIVAVGYPSGEPFDMTRRCFDFTMPVQPDTLPQRPDGTDWPEHGGADSFLELLEEEIMPVITGQFPVDRSRQAVFGHSLGGLLVLHALFTRPALFTHYAAGSPSSWWGDYKVLKELDAFAAGYPSLELQRRLLITIGAEELEHMVEDAEKVYDLLKPLDGQGLSASLVKFAGESHVSVLPAALSRLLKFALEKQQGSS, via the coding sequence ATGAGCAGTGTTAAGGAACGATCCTATCCGCATCAAGGCTGCGAGGAAATTGTAATGACCGCCGGTCCGCATAAGCTGGAATACCGGCTCCTGCTGGCACATCCCGCCGGTGAAGCTCCGCCCGGGGGATACCCGGTAATCTATGCCCTGGACGGTCACGCTGTTTTCCACACCCTGGCTGAAGCCGCCCGGCTGCAGACACGTAAGCCGCACGGCTTCGACCCGGTGCTGATTGTTGCGGTCGGCTATCCGTCCGGCGAGCCGTTTGATATGACCCGCCGCTGCTTTGATTTCACAATGCCGGTGCAGCCAGATACGCTGCCGCAGCGTCCCGATGGCACGGACTGGCCGGAGCACGGCGGTGCCGACAGCTTTCTTGAGCTGCTGGAGGAGGAGATTATGCCGGTGATTACCGGACAGTTTCCGGTGGACCGCAGCCGTCAGGCTGTGTTCGGACATTCGCTCGGCGGGCTGCTCGTTCTCCATGCCCTGTTTACCAGACCGGCGCTGTTCACACACTATGCAGCCGGCAGCCCTTCCTCCTGGTGGGGGGATTATAAGGTTCTGAAGGAGCTGGATGCCTTTGCTGCCGGGTATCCTTCGCTGGAGCTGCAGCGCCGGCTGCTGATTACGATCGGTGCTGAAGAGCTTGAGCATATGGTCGAGGATGCAGAGAAAGTATATGACCTGCTGAAGCCGCTTGACGGACAAGGGCTATCGGCCTCTCTGGTGAAGTTTGCCGGTGAGAGCCATGTCAGCGTTCTGCCGGCAGCACTCAGCCGTCTGCTGAAGTTCGCGCTGGAGAAGCAGCAGGGTTCAAGCTGA
- a CDS encoding ABC transporter substrate-binding protein, whose translation MQDKLISAGTIRKALLPASLSLLLAAALLSGCSQDAANEGADNAASAAAAASAQPSAEAAAEPTAAAPAEAAYPLTVTDELGHELTLEAAPQRIFAPYLEDSLAVLGVKPVAQWANNGQGQAYLQDKLAGVPLLDFNSGLPSPEVIMDLQPDLIVLHNANYAENGVYEQYSKIAPVYVFKQAAGDLDSSVTILGELIGKQEAAAEGLAAYHQKVEAAKAELAPLLDGKKALIIRFNARGMFLMGSVYGGFVLADQLGIAKSELVAAENSLELSLELLPQIDADYIFLANDTANSGETFYNELTGSTLWKSIPAVQAGQVFNVDDRYWLGGGVVAYSNVIDDVLELIAP comes from the coding sequence ATGCAAGACAAGCTTATTTCAGCCGGCACAATAAGAAAGGCACTGCTTCCGGCTTCACTCAGCCTGCTGCTTGCGGCAGCGCTGCTAAGCGGCTGCAGTCAGGATGCAGCAAACGAAGGAGCGGACAATGCAGCCTCTGCAGCTGCCGCCGCAAGCGCACAGCCTTCCGCTGAAGCTGCTGCTGAGCCGACTGCTGCAGCACCGGCTGAAGCCGCTTATCCGCTTACTGTCACAGATGAACTGGGCCATGAGCTGACGCTGGAAGCGGCGCCGCAGCGGATTTTTGCCCCGTATCTGGAGGATTCCCTGGCCGTGCTGGGCGTAAAGCCTGTGGCCCAGTGGGCGAACAACGGGCAGGGCCAGGCCTATCTGCAGGACAAGCTTGCCGGAGTGCCGCTGCTCGACTTTAACAGCGGACTGCCCTCACCGGAGGTCATCATGGATCTGCAGCCGGATCTGATTGTGCTGCACAACGCCAATTATGCGGAGAACGGGGTATACGAGCAGTACTCTAAGATCGCCCCGGTCTATGTATTCAAACAGGCAGCTGGTGATCTCGACAGCTCAGTAACCATCCTCGGTGAGCTGATCGGGAAGCAAGAGGCAGCAGCGGAGGGGTTGGCAGCCTATCATCAGAAGGTTGAAGCTGCCAAAGCGGAGCTTGCCCCGCTTCTGGACGGCAAAAAGGCGTTAATCATCCGCTTCAATGCAAGAGGCATGTTCCTGATGGGCAGTGTGTACGGCGGATTCGTGCTGGCAGACCAGCTGGGCATTGCCAAAAGCGAGCTGGTCGCAGCCGAGAACAGCCTGGAGCTGTCACTGGAGCTGCTGCCGCAGATCGATGCTGACTACATCTTCCTGGCTAATGACACAGCCAACAGCGGAGAGACCTTCTACAATGAGCTGACCGGAAGCACTCTCTGGAAAAGCATCCCTGCCGTTCAGGCCGGACAGGTATTCAATGTAGATGACCGCTACTGGCTTGGCGGAGGCGTGGTCGCTTACAGCAATGTTATCGACGATGTGCTGGAGCTCATCGCGCCATGA
- a CDS encoding asparaginase — translation MIIPTPEVNFTASPFYNPNLKNVVILATGGTIAGSGEAHKTLNYEPGALPIQDLLDSVPHLERVANCIGIQVSNLGSADITSQHWLTLASIINTLAQREDIHGFVITHGTDTLDETSYFLNLVIKTDKPVIITGSMRPATAISPDGPLNLFQSVALAANPEATGQGVMVVFAEGIYSGRDVQKVNTFKANAFDERDFGCLGYMRDSEAFFYTRSLKKHTTASQFDVSALSGLPEVSVAYFHVDADPGILDYLSTISKGIVIAGAGGGIYSKPWIDKVGELKDNNIPVVRCSRISSGITLKDTYIDLSANSIPCNSLVPQKARILLSLALTQTTQYDDIAEMFNVY, via the coding sequence ATGATCATCCCAACTCCGGAAGTCAATTTTACAGCCTCTCCTTTTTATAATCCGAATCTCAAAAATGTGGTCATTCTCGCAACCGGAGGAACCATCGCCGGCAGTGGGGAAGCCCATAAAACCTTAAATTACGAGCCAGGCGCCCTGCCGATCCAGGATCTGCTGGACAGTGTGCCCCACCTGGAGCGTGTAGCTAACTGTATTGGTATTCAGGTGAGCAATCTGGGCAGTGCCGATATTACCAGCCAGCACTGGCTGACGCTAGCCTCCATTATTAACACGTTAGCGCAGCGGGAGGATATTCATGGCTTTGTCATCACCCATGGAACGGACACGCTCGACGAAACCTCCTACTTTCTGAACCTAGTCATCAAAACCGACAAGCCGGTCATTATCACCGGTTCCATGCGCCCTGCTACAGCCATCAGCCCGGACGGTCCGCTGAATCTGTTCCAGTCGGTGGCTCTCGCTGCTAATCCGGAGGCAACCGGTCAGGGGGTAATGGTCGTGTTCGCGGAAGGCATCTATAGCGGCCGGGATGTGCAGAAGGTAAATACCTTTAAAGCCAATGCTTTTGATGAGCGGGATTTCGGCTGCCTGGGGTATATGCGCGACAGTGAGGCTTTTTTCTATACCCGTTCCCTGAAAAAGCATACGACCGCCTCCCAGTTCGACGTCTCTGCGCTCAGCGGGCTGCCTGAGGTGTCTGTCGCCTACTTCCATGTGGATGCCGATCCCGGCATACTTGACTACCTCTCCACGATTTCCAAAGGAATCGTCATTGCCGGAGCAGGCGGGGGCATCTACAGCAAGCCGTGGATCGATAAGGTTGGCGAGCTGAAGGATAACAACATTCCGGTTGTCCGGTGCTCGCGGATTTCCAGCGGTATCACCCTAAAGGACACCTATATCGACCTTTCCGCCAACTCAATTCCCTGCAACAGTCTGGTCCCGCAAAAAGCGCGTATCCTCCTCTCGCTGGCCCTGACCCAGACGACGCAGTATGATGATATTGCCGAAATGTTTAATGTGTATTAA
- a CDS encoding helix-turn-helix domain-containing protein: protein MGHLTGTREKAAQEVLSGIKAAVVARKYGVTPSTVNQWVRDYREAHGEQDHPYPQDQVEELKRLLDVEQKYEKAVKILGEKELEIEILRELLKKPTPAYPKKSR from the coding sequence ATGGGACACTTAACAGGAACAAGAGAGAAGGCCGCGCAAGAGGTGTTGTCTGGCATTAAGGCAGCGGTGGTTGCCCGAAAGTATGGAGTGACCCCATCGACGGTGAATCAGTGGGTGAGAGATTACCGGGAAGCCCATGGGGAACAAGATCATCCGTATCCCCAAGATCAGGTGGAGGAACTGAAACGCCTGCTGGATGTCGAGCAGAAATACGAGAAGGCTGTGAAGATCCTCGGTGAAAAGGAGCTAGAGATTGAGATTTTGCGTGAACTGCTAAAAAAGCCAACCCCTGCTTATCCGAAAAAATCGAGGTAG
- a CDS encoding helix-turn-helix domain-containing protein has product MERVQPLDISATMTGERIGLEGIRAYMAGHFHEPLSVDQLAGMAGFRPKYFSALFKKTYGQSVMDYLTGLRLSRAKQYLQESGYLLREIAQLVGYSDEFYFSRKFKKEVGMPPSAFVRRQKQRIAACSAAATGQLLALGIIPAAAPLDAKWTHYYYNKYYSLIETHLRVDLLDREIEYDKLLRSRPDAVIGHARMAEEWRESLLRNAQTVFIPREQGRWDEQLQELADFLDRKPQCRQWLELYERKAGLIRERVSAAVGEDKVTVLRLSGDQLYAYCNRGIQDVLYGQLGLCPAYVHSSSLYNEPVSFSELQELDPQRLLLLICPDSPTRMSWLSLQHNESWCTLQAVRNRHVYLLPSDPWFEYSAVAIDRMLEETLLMFTGNCPKPQEDKVHGYPDSYPL; this is encoded by the coding sequence ATGGAGCGGGTACAACCGCTGGATATAAGCGCTACAATGACAGGCGAACGAATCGGACTGGAAGGGATACGGGCATATATGGCCGGCCATTTTCATGAGCCTCTGTCGGTTGACCAGCTGGCCGGGATGGCCGGCTTCAGGCCGAAATATTTCAGTGCACTGTTCAAAAAAACATACGGGCAAAGTGTAATGGATTATTTAACCGGTCTGCGGCTCAGCAGAGCGAAGCAATATTTGCAGGAATCCGGTTATCTGCTGCGGGAAATTGCCCAGCTGGTCGGGTACAGCGATGAGTTCTACTTCAGCCGCAAATTTAAAAAAGAAGTCGGAATGCCGCCATCCGCCTTCGTCCGCCGGCAGAAGCAGCGGATTGCCGCCTGCTCTGCTGCGGCTACCGGACAGCTGCTGGCACTGGGCATCATCCCTGCGGCAGCACCGCTCGATGCGAAATGGACCCATTATTATTATAATAAGTACTATTCGCTCATTGAGACGCATCTCAGAGTTGATCTGCTCGACCGGGAGATAGAATACGACAAGCTGCTCCGGTCTCGGCCGGATGCGGTTATCGGACATGCCAGGATGGCTGAGGAATGGCGGGAGTCTCTGCTGCGAAATGCCCAGACCGTATTTATACCCCGGGAGCAGGGCCGCTGGGATGAACAGCTGCAGGAGCTGGCGGATTTTCTGGACAGGAAGCCGCAGTGCAGGCAGTGGCTTGAGCTCTACGAGCGGAAGGCCGGGCTGATTAGAGAGCGGGTTTCAGCGGCCGTGGGGGAGGACAAAGTGACCGTGCTGCGGCTCAGCGGTGACCAGCTGTATGCTTATTGTAACCGCGGGATTCAGGATGTGCTGTATGGGCAGCTTGGCTTATGTCCGGCATATGTTCATTCATCATCACTCTATAATGAACCTGTCTCATTCAGTGAGCTTCAGGAGCTGGACCCGCAGCGGCTGCTGCTGTTAATCTGTCCGGATTCCCCGACCCGGATGAGCTGGCTGTCCCTGCAGCATAATGAGAGCTGGTGCACGCTCCAGGCTGTACGCAACAGGCATGTCTATCTGCTGCCCTCCGATCCGTGGTTTGAATATTCTGCAGTGGCTATAGACCGGATGCTGGAGGAGACGCTGCTGATGTTTACCGGAAATTGTCCAAAGCCTCAGGAGGACAAAGTCCATGGTTACCCGGATTCATATCCATTATAA